A part of Pararhizobium sp. A13 genomic DNA contains:
- a CDS encoding PAS domain-containing protein, translating to MSHPLTPFIPVCDAIATLFSPHVEAVLHDLDSGLIFHIANAFSKRRPEDSSLNEAGLVSSLEDDVIGPYGKSNWDGRRLKAITAVLRDAEGRPVGLLCINHDIEAFASIFDQLKSMVDIAAPMPKTSALMAEDWREAVNSVIGDFLGTRRATLAGLTSADMDELIGMLDVRGVFAIRKAVPYVAEILKLSRATIYNRLGAIRQKQETANEEEPR from the coding sequence ATGTCTCATCCATTGACGCCCTTCATCCCTGTCTGCGACGCGATCGCCACGCTGTTTTCACCACATGTGGAAGCCGTCTTGCATGATCTCGATAGCGGACTGATTTTCCATATCGCCAATGCCTTCTCGAAGCGGCGGCCGGAAGACAGTTCGCTCAACGAGGCTGGCCTGGTATCCTCGCTCGAAGACGATGTGATCGGACCTTATGGCAAATCCAATTGGGACGGCCGCCGGCTAAAGGCGATTACGGCGGTTTTGCGCGACGCCGAGGGCAGGCCGGTCGGGCTGCTCTGCATCAATCACGACATCGAAGCCTTTGCCAGCATCTTCGACCAGTTGAAATCGATGGTCGATATCGCGGCGCCCATGCCGAAGACGTCGGCACTCATGGCGGAGGATTGGCGCGAGGCGGTCAACTCGGTGATCGGCGACTTCCTTGGCACACGCAGGGCCACGCTCGCGGGTCTCACCAGCGCGGACATGGACGAGCTGATCGGCATGCTCGACGTGCGCGGGGTCTTTGCGATCCGCAAGGCCGTTCCCTATGTCGCCGAGATTTTGAAACTGTCGCGGGCGACGATCTACAACCGCCTTGGCGCCATCCGCCAGAAACAGGAAACCGCCAATGAGGAAGAACCGCGATGA
- a CDS encoding sulfate transporter family protein, translated as MILDAARLSFNNLFAPETRSVFWKVLGLTLLALAGLWLALRELFIYLALPWLDVLIPGTSGWEGWLAVVIGIFASLGIALALALLLAPVTALIAGFFLDDVAEVVEKRDYPAEPAGRPLPLGEAIAGTMKFLGVIIAGNIVALFLLLIPGINLIAFFLVNGYLLGREFFEFAAMRHRPPAEARLFRAKHAGMVFLAGLILAAFLAVPILNLLTPLFAAGMMVHLHKKLSQRDPAFRQQLSQGAM; from the coding sequence ATGATACTCGACGCGGCGCGACTTTCCTTCAACAATCTCTTCGCGCCGGAGACGCGCTCGGTATTCTGGAAAGTGTTGGGCCTGACGCTGTTGGCCCTTGCCGGACTGTGGTTGGCGCTGCGTGAACTCTTCATCTATCTCGCCTTGCCGTGGCTCGACGTGCTTATCCCCGGCACATCCGGCTGGGAGGGGTGGCTTGCCGTCGTCATCGGCATTTTTGCGAGCCTCGGCATCGCGCTGGCGCTGGCGCTGCTTCTGGCGCCGGTGACGGCATTGATCGCGGGCTTCTTTCTCGACGATGTGGCGGAGGTCGTCGAAAAACGGGACTATCCGGCGGAACCGGCTGGCCGCCCGTTGCCGCTGGGCGAAGCGATCGCCGGAACCATGAAGTTCCTCGGCGTGATCATTGCCGGCAACATCGTTGCGTTGTTCCTGCTGCTCATCCCCGGCATCAACCTGATCGCGTTCTTCCTGGTGAATGGCTATCTGCTCGGCAGGGAATTCTTCGAGTTTGCCGCCATGCGCCATCGCCCGCCCGCCGAGGCGCGGCTGTTTCGCGCCAAGCATGCCGGCATGGTGTTTTTGGCAGGCCTCATCCTCGCAGCCTTCCTTGCAGTGCCAATTCTCAATCTGCTGACGCCGCTCTTTGCTGCCGGCATGATGGTGCATCTTCACAAGAAGCTGTCGCAACGCGACCCGGCTTTTCGCCAGCAACTAAGTCAGGGCGCGATGTAG
- a CDS encoding amidase → MDGVDGNISVAGLSVLLQAGTLDPLQLAKATLERIAAHKDQAIFTCLLAERALAEAKASGERIRSGRSRGLLDGIPVAWKDLFDTKGAVTTAGSVVLGHKPATTDADVVRALADAGMVSVGRTNLSEFAFSGLGINPHYGTAHNAASRDVPRIPGGSSAGSGVAVAAGLVPVAIGTDTGGSIRIPAALNGIVGYKATRSRYSMKGVFPLAKSLDSLGPLCRTVQDALWIDAAMRGRTAPDVGRTDLRDLKLVIPETVVFDGAEAGVVAAFEAAISRLERAGVQVTRRAFPIFAEIFELMARHGALVTAEAYVLHTERLQGTDAERMDHRVVARTRLGEKISMADYVAILEGRERLIAALADNLEPGELMAHPTLPHVAPPIAPLLADDELFFKINGKTLRNTSIGNFLDGCGVSIPCGTGDAGMPVGFLLSGQRNEDERLLSAALSTEAVIRGDA, encoded by the coding sequence ATGGATGGAGTGGACGGAAACATATCGGTTGCAGGTCTTTCCGTCCTGCTGCAGGCGGGTACTCTCGATCCGTTGCAACTGGCAAAGGCAACGCTGGAACGAATAGCCGCCCACAAGGATCAGGCGATTTTCACCTGTCTGCTGGCAGAGCGTGCACTGGCGGAGGCAAAGGCATCGGGTGAACGCATTCGCTCAGGCCGGTCCCGCGGTCTTCTCGACGGTATTCCGGTGGCATGGAAGGACCTGTTCGACACGAAAGGCGCGGTGACGACCGCCGGTTCGGTCGTCCTGGGTCATAAGCCGGCTACGACTGATGCCGACGTCGTTAGGGCGCTCGCCGATGCGGGAATGGTCAGCGTCGGCCGAACCAATTTGAGCGAGTTCGCCTTTTCCGGCCTCGGCATCAATCCGCACTACGGTACGGCGCACAATGCGGCCTCCCGCGACGTGCCGCGCATTCCGGGCGGTTCGTCGGCGGGTTCGGGGGTGGCGGTCGCCGCCGGTCTGGTGCCGGTCGCGATCGGCACGGACACGGGCGGCTCGATCCGCATTCCCGCGGCATTGAACGGTATCGTCGGCTACAAGGCAACGCGCAGCCGCTATTCGATGAAGGGCGTGTTCCCGCTGGCAAAAAGCCTCGATTCGCTCGGGCCGCTCTGCCGCACGGTGCAGGACGCTCTCTGGATCGACGCCGCCATGCGAGGCCGCACGGCGCCGGATGTCGGCCGGACGGACCTGCGAGATCTCAAGCTTGTCATACCGGAGACCGTCGTGTTCGACGGTGCCGAGGCAGGCGTCGTGGCAGCGTTCGAGGCTGCAATTTCGCGGCTTGAAAGGGCGGGAGTGCAGGTTACGCGCCGAGCCTTCCCGATCTTTGCGGAGATTTTCGAACTGATGGCGCGACATGGCGCACTGGTAACCGCTGAGGCCTATGTCCTGCACACGGAGCGTCTTCAGGGCACCGACGCCGAGCGAATGGATCATCGCGTGGTCGCGCGCACCCGGCTTGGCGAAAAGATCAGCATGGCGGACTATGTCGCGATTCTCGAGGGGCGCGAGCGGCTGATCGCAGCGCTGGCCGACAATCTCGAACCGGGCGAACTGATGGCGCATCCGACCTTGCCGCATGTGGCGCCGCCGATAGCGCCTCTGCTTGCCGATGACGAACTGTTTTTCAAGATCAACGGCAAGACGCTGCGCAACACCTCGATCGGCAATTTTCTCGATGGCTGCGGCGTCTCCATTCCCTGCGGTACGGGTGATGCCGGCATGCCGGTCGGCTTTCTCCTGTCCGGTCAGCGCAACGAGGATGAGCGCCTGTTGTCGGCGGCGCTTTCCACGGAAGCCGTCATCCGCGGTGACGCATGA